In Raphanus sativus cultivar WK10039 unplaced genomic scaffold, ASM80110v3 Scaffold1503, whole genome shotgun sequence, the following are encoded in one genomic region:
- the LOC130504334 gene encoding protein C2-DOMAIN ABA-RELATED 4: MTTTGPARTSSLMDDLLGLLRIRVKRGVNLAVRDINSSDPYVVVKMGKQRLKTRVINKDVNPEWNEDLTLSVTDPSITVLLTVYDYDVFSKDDKMGDAEFEIKPYIDALRMQLDGLPSGTIVTTVQPSRRNCLAEESKVTWIDGKLVQDLVLRLRHVECGEVEAQLQWIDLPGSKGL; encoded by the exons atgacaACGACAGGTCCGGCAAGGACAAGCTCACTAATGGACGATCTCTTGGGACTCCTTAGAATCCGCGTCAAACGTGGCGTCAATCTCGCCGTCCGTGACATCAATAGCAGTGATCCTTACGTCGTTGTCAAAATGGGCAAACAG AGATTGAAGACTCGTGTCATTAACAAAGACGTGAATCCAGAATGGAATGAAGATCTTACTCTCTCCGTCACAGACCCCAGCATTACCGTCCtcttg ACGGTGTACGACTACGACGTGTTTAGCAAGGACGACAAGATGGGTGATGCAGAGTTCGAGATAAAGCCCTATATTGACGCTTTAAGGATGCAACTTGACGGACTTCCTAGTGGAACCATTGTCACCACGGTTCAGCCAAGTCGTCGCAACTGTCTAGCCGAGGAGTCTAAAGTCACTTGGATCGACGGTAAGCTCGTCCAGGATCTCGTTCTCAGATTAAGACACGTCGAATGTGGAGAGGTCGAGGCTCAGCTTCAGTGGATTGACCTCCCTGGCTCCAAGGGTCTATGA